In Achromobacter spanius, the following proteins share a genomic window:
- a CDS encoding putative 2OG-Fe(II) oxygenase → MHYNLRDSGQVGTDLHEALQIYSGRNQDRLLNDEKRSATLATLYTRYDTGVFKRTRNPRLTAIRDLLLAECDHYAEEVYSKLILQAKRHHTMWFVVQRSGQAKDAVHAHYHEGSDLAFVYYLTMPKDGSGQLALMDPRGPIGRGGFAVPRHPLVSIIQPREGDLIMFPRYLMHYTTPNTDNITRRVIAGSVKYERTA, encoded by the coding sequence ATGCACTACAACTTGCGCGACAGCGGGCAAGTTGGAACGGATCTGCATGAAGCGCTGCAAATATATTCAGGGCGGAATCAAGACCGGCTGCTGAATGACGAAAAACGATCGGCGACGCTTGCGACTTTGTATACGCGCTACGACACGGGGGTATTCAAGCGCACCAGGAATCCTCGACTCACTGCTATCCGAGATCTGCTGTTGGCCGAATGCGATCACTACGCCGAAGAGGTCTACAGCAAACTGATTCTTCAAGCTAAACGCCACCACACGATGTGGTTTGTGGTGCAGCGGTCGGGTCAGGCAAAAGACGCCGTGCATGCGCACTATCACGAGGGTTCGGATCTGGCATTCGTTTATTACCTGACGATGCCAAAGGACGGCAGTGGTCAATTGGCGCTTATGGACCCTCGTGGTCCGATTGGCCGGGGCGGCTTTGCGGTACCACGGCATCCGCTGGTAAGCATCATTCAACCCAGGGAAGGCGACCTGATTATGTTCCCTCGCTATCTCATGCACTACACCACGCCAAACACCGACAACATTACGAGAAGAGTGATTGCGGGAAGCGTGAAGTACGAACGAACGGCCTAA
- a CDS encoding IS3 family transposase (programmed frameshift), producing MKKSRYTEAQVTYALRQAEAGTPVSDVCRGLGISEATFYNWRKKYGDLAASEIRRLRQLEEENARLKRVVADLTLDKHILQDVIPKKGLTPTRRREVVQWILDVHQVSVQRACRLGQFSSGSWYRKSSARDQSALRMRIRDIAMSRPRFGYERIHILLRREGWQVNLKRVHRLYRLEGLQVRMRVRRNKRLSLHRGPAPQPTGAGQRWSMDFVHDQLADGRAFRVLTVVDNWSRESPVLEVGFRLTGDSVVQALDRVAKRVALPASITVDHGTEFTSKALDLWAWENKVLLDFTRPGKPTDNGLCESFNGRLRDECLNAHEFPSLEHAKTVIEAWRADYNDHRPHGSLGMLTPSEYAKTQQVSLPEPTEF from the exons ATGAAGAAGTCACGCTACACCGAGGCGCAAGTGACATACGCACTGCGCCAAGCAGAAGCCGGTACGCCTGTATCGGATGTCTGCCGCGGATTGGGGATATCAGAGGCGACGTTCTACAACTGGAGGAAGAAGTACGGCGATCTTGCGGCTAGCGAGATTCGTCGGCTGCGCCAGCTTGAAGAGGAAAACGCGAGGCTCAAGCGGGTGGTGGCCGACCTGACTTTGGACAAGCATATTCTGCAGGACGTGATCC CGAAAAAAGGTCTGACGCCGACACGCCGCCGGGAGGTGGTTCAATGGATTCTGGACGTGCATCAGGTAAGTGTCCAGAGGGCGTGTCGGCTGGGTCAATTTTCCAGCGGCAGTTGGTATCGCAAAAGCAGCGCGCGAGATCAGTCGGCATTGCGAATGCGCATTCGAGACATCGCGATGAGCAGACCGAGATTTGGTTATGAGCGGATTCATATCCTTTTGCGCCGAGAAGGTTGGCAGGTCAATCTCAAGCGAGTCCATCGCCTGTACCGCCTGGAAGGGCTGCAGGTTCGGATGCGCGTCCGCCGCAATAAGCGGTTGAGTCTGCATCGGGGGCCCGCACCGCAACCAACAGGTGCTGGGCAGCGCTGGAGCATGGATTTCGTGCATGATCAATTAGCTGACGGGCGAGCGTTTCGGGTGCTGACCGTCGTGGATAACTGGAGTCGTGAGAGTCCCGTGTTGGAGGTGGGTTTTCGGCTAACCGGTGACAGCGTGGTTCAGGCGCTTGATCGAGTCGCCAAGAGGGTTGCTTTGCCGGCCAGTATCACCGTCGACCATGGAACAGAATTCACGTCCAAAGCACTGGATTTATGGGCTTGGGAGAACAAAGTGTTGTTGGACTTCACTCGGCCGGGCAAACCCACAGATAACGGCCTTTGCGAGTCGTTTAACGGCCGGCTACGGGATGAGTGCCTGAACGCGCATGAATTCCCATCGCTTGAGCATGCGAAGACGGTCATTGAAGCATGGCGTGCTGATTACAATGACCACCGGCCCCATGGCTCGCTCGGCATGCTGACCCCGAGTGAATACGCCAAAACACAGCAGGTCAGCCTGCCTGAGCCGACCGAATTCTAG
- a CDS encoding DUF4291 domain-containing protein codes for MQNLLDIAAAPLQKIRAVYDAKTIRVYQAYSDAVADTALAHGTFVSPPFKMERMTWIKPSFLWMMYRAGWGQKDDGQRRILAIDITREGFEWALTHSCLSRPHPSMSKEEWMRVKKEAPVRIQWDPDRDLILQPLPYRTIQIGLSNEAVQLYVNQWIYRIRDVTPLVREIHALVDDKQFAEATRRLPAEHAYQYLDI; via the coding sequence ATGCAAAACCTACTAGACATCGCGGCCGCTCCGCTGCAGAAAATTCGAGCCGTTTATGACGCCAAGACAATCCGCGTCTATCAGGCTTACTCAGATGCTGTTGCGGATACGGCCCTGGCACACGGAACGTTCGTGTCACCACCTTTCAAAATGGAGCGGATGACTTGGATTAAACCTTCCTTCCTCTGGATGATGTACCGGGCAGGATGGGGTCAAAAGGACGACGGCCAGAGACGTATTCTGGCTATAGACATCACGCGGGAGGGCTTCGAATGGGCTCTGACGCATAGTTGCTTGAGCCGCCCCCACCCCTCAATGAGCAAGGAGGAGTGGATGCGTGTAAAAAAAGAGGCCCCCGTGCGCATTCAATGGGACCCGGACCGCGACTTAATACTACAGCCTTTACCGTACCGGACAATTCAGATCGGCTTGAGTAATGAGGCCGTTCAGCTTTATGTGAATCAATGGATTTACCGGATTAGAGATGTAACACCCTTGGTTCGCGAGATTCATGCTCTTGTCGACGATAAGCAATTCGCAGAGGCAACCCGCAGGCTGCCCGCAGAACACGCGTATCAGTATTTAGATATATGA
- a CDS encoding ABC transporter substrate-binding protein yields MKTSRLAALLGATLLTGFAALAGAADKPKELNIGISTFLSGSASVFGVPARDAAEILIQDINAAGGIDGVKLVPSYIDEGGGGEKLLSEYRRLAEGGTRVMLSAISSGHCNIVAPVAEDLKVLNVMWDCGTEKALEGKKYKYVVRTQANATTEMVAQVLYLMKVKPDFKTIAIVNQDYAWGRDSRDIFLAALKKFKPDVKVVAEMFPKFGAADFSTEISRLQALRPDVIVSTSWGGDLDNFVRQASQRNLFKNSTFVLSLAESSLERLGNALPEGVYVGARGDHYFLHPETKDDPQHQAFVKKFHDKTGAYPIYSVYHMVQAVQGLKAGYEKAIKDNGGAWPTVEQVAAAMHDVNFKGYGREVKMHRADGQALEAQLFGVTKKSDKYPFKVLADITIVPAELVTPGVEDTSMGWIEKSLTPDVLKSDQIKVYSN; encoded by the coding sequence ATGAAAACCTCAAGACTCGCCGCCCTGTTAGGCGCCACATTGCTGACCGGCTTCGCGGCCCTGGCCGGCGCCGCCGACAAGCCCAAGGAACTGAACATCGGCATCTCGACCTTTCTGTCGGGCTCGGCCTCGGTGTTCGGCGTGCCCGCCCGCGACGCGGCCGAAATCCTCATCCAGGACATCAACGCGGCAGGCGGCATCGACGGCGTCAAGCTCGTGCCCAGCTACATCGACGAAGGCGGCGGCGGTGAGAAACTGCTGTCTGAATATCGTCGCCTGGCCGAAGGCGGCACCCGCGTGATGCTGTCCGCCATTTCCAGCGGCCACTGCAACATCGTGGCCCCCGTCGCCGAAGACCTGAAAGTGCTGAACGTGATGTGGGACTGCGGCACGGAAAAAGCCCTGGAAGGCAAGAAGTACAAGTACGTGGTGCGCACCCAAGCCAACGCCACCACCGAAATGGTCGCCCAGGTGCTGTACCTGATGAAGGTGAAACCCGACTTCAAGACCATCGCCATCGTCAACCAGGACTACGCCTGGGGCCGAGATTCGCGTGACATCTTCCTGGCCGCCCTGAAGAAGTTCAAGCCCGACGTGAAGGTCGTGGCCGAGATGTTCCCCAAGTTCGGCGCCGCCGACTTCTCCACCGAAATCAGCCGCCTGCAAGCCCTGCGCCCCGACGTCATCGTATCCACCTCGTGGGGCGGCGACCTGGACAACTTCGTGCGCCAGGCCTCGCAACGCAACCTGTTCAAGAACTCCACCTTCGTACTGTCCCTGGCTGAAAGCTCGCTGGAACGCCTGGGCAACGCCTTGCCCGAAGGCGTCTACGTCGGCGCGCGCGGCGACCATTACTTCCTGCACCCGGAAACCAAGGACGACCCGCAGCACCAGGCTTTCGTGAAGAAATTCCACGACAAGACGGGCGCGTACCCGATCTATTCGGTCTACCACATGGTGCAGGCGGTGCAAGGCCTGAAAGCCGGCTACGAAAAAGCCATCAAGGACAACGGCGGCGCCTGGCCCACCGTGGAACAAGTGGCCGCCGCCATGCACGACGTGAACTTCAAAGGCTACGGCCGCGAAGTCAAAATGCACCGCGCCGACGGCCAGGCCCTGGAAGCGCAGTTGTTCGGCGTGACGAAGAAGAGCGACAAGTACCCGTTCAAGGTGCTGGCCGACATTACGATCGTGCCGGCCGAACTGGTCACCCCGGGCGTGGAAGACACGTCGATGGGCTGGATTGAAAAGAGCCTGACCCCGGACGTGCTGAAAAGCGACCAGATCAAGGTGTATTCGAACTGA
- a CDS encoding zinc-dependent alcohol dehydrogenase family protein: MKIKAALLRNVGVQGPYAQTRPLAITEVELDPPGTGEVLVRIKAAGLCHSDLSVINGDRPRGVPIVLGHESSGEVVETGPGVTDLKPGDHVAMVFVPSCGCCNPCMEGRPALCEPGAAANTQGTLLGGDRRLHIGDEYLNHHTGVSCFAEYAVVSRRSCVKVNVELSHREAALFGCAVLTGAGAVLNRARIKAGDTAAIVGLGGVGLSALLAAVAAGARRVVAVDLSDEKLALAKELGATHVVNPKQVKTDDDLFDLAGGRVDYGFDMAGAVPAFETAYKLTRRGGATVTSGLPNPKFSFPLSLSQMVGEERDIRGSYLGSGVPAIDISRYIDLYKAGQLPVDRMMGKSFSLDQINEGFDHLATGGSLRDAIVF; this comes from the coding sequence ATGAAAATCAAAGCGGCGTTGTTGCGTAACGTAGGGGTGCAAGGTCCTTACGCCCAGACCCGGCCATTGGCCATCACCGAGGTCGAACTGGACCCGCCCGGCACGGGCGAAGTGCTGGTGCGCATCAAGGCGGCCGGCCTGTGTCATTCCGATTTGTCGGTCATCAACGGCGACCGCCCGCGCGGCGTGCCGATTGTGTTGGGGCATGAGTCATCGGGCGAAGTGGTCGAGACAGGCCCCGGCGTCACCGACCTGAAACCCGGCGATCACGTGGCCATGGTGTTCGTGCCCAGTTGCGGCTGCTGCAACCCCTGCATGGAAGGCCGCCCCGCGCTATGCGAACCCGGCGCCGCCGCCAACACGCAAGGCACCTTGCTGGGCGGCGACCGCCGCCTGCACATTGGCGACGAATATTTGAACCACCACACGGGCGTGTCTTGCTTCGCGGAGTACGCCGTGGTGTCGCGTCGGTCTTGCGTGAAGGTCAACGTTGAACTGAGTCACCGCGAGGCCGCGCTGTTCGGCTGCGCCGTGCTGACCGGCGCGGGCGCGGTGCTGAACCGGGCGCGCATCAAGGCCGGCGACACCGCAGCCATCGTCGGGCTGGGCGGCGTCGGCTTGTCCGCCTTGCTGGCCGCTGTGGCGGCCGGCGCGCGCCGCGTCGTTGCCGTCGATCTCAGCGACGAAAAACTCGCCCTGGCCAAGGAGCTGGGCGCGACCCACGTGGTCAACCCCAAGCAGGTCAAGACAGACGACGACCTGTTCGACCTGGCCGGTGGCCGCGTGGACTACGGCTTTGACATGGCGGGCGCCGTGCCCGCATTCGAGACCGCCTACAAGCTGACCCGGCGCGGCGGCGCCACCGTGACGTCGGGCCTGCCCAACCCCAAGTTCAGTTTCCCGCTGTCGCTCTCGCAGATGGTGGGCGAAGAGCGCGACATACGCGGCAGCTACCTGGGCTCGGGCGTACCCGCCATCGACATCAGCCGCTACATCGACCTGTACAAAGCCGGCCAGTTGCCGGTGGACCGGATGATGGGCAAATCATTTTCGCTGGACCAGATCAACGAGGGGTTCGATCACCTCGCCACCGGCGGCAGCCTGCGCGACGCCATCGTTTTCTAA